From one Dermatophagoides farinae isolate YC_2012a chromosome 5, ASM2471394v1, whole genome shotgun sequence genomic stretch:
- the LOC124492781 gene encoding uncharacterized protein LOC124492781 isoform X1, translating into MATYIPSSINRTPARLNRTIMKNATPNPSRSLVKFNRTTIATPSLSRDESQTLLNFSLEDAFDYIESYIVDSGIDFNVYQFSQRPVFVTFVRLVTACFVSIGDKSMNFNQRTKMEDVWKKLNSQFESLSLNIRIHLHDLKLMSHNETSTNKVIKAFAYLLKNRLSLILNSLKELKPLRQNDIIDTKTIFRIDPDFTMEFPELELLKLSNRTNIDFKSLTLIDENIIKDLQTIDNELKNIDQSTYKFESDIIKMNDEIKLLEDELKELDERKIIEEKFTELIQKHSKDLKNLKINFHTLPLMKNLEILQKKRNEFSTNNGSNDRFDDLIRFIEQFENDAMANIDENMEPITNIIEQLDKSINEKMNMESAKHQSIEKESQQNNSNKTDEIGEINENQVVDDQRKKTRSKTQETKTKRPRQKDQKKKDENQVVEEPRMTRSRARQIMTEQSPKQPKQMPSKRGKKN; encoded by the exons ATGGCAACATatataccatcatcaatcaatcgaacaCCGGCTAGATTAAATCgtacaataatgaaaaatgcaACACCGAATCCATCACGTTCGTTGGTGAAATTTAATCGAACAACAATAGCAACACCTTCATTATCACGTGATGAATCGCAaacattgttgaatttttcgcTTGAAGATGCATTCGATTATATTGAATCTTATATAGTTGATTCCGGAATCGATTTTAATGTTTATCAATTTAGTCAACGTCCAGTATTTGTGACATTTGTACGATTAGTTACagcttgttttgtttctatcggtgataaatcaatgaattttaatcaaCGAACTAAAATGGAAGatgtttggaaaaaattgaattcacaaTTTGAAAGTTTATCGCtaaacattcgaattcatcttcatgatttgaaattaatgtCACATAATGAAACATCTACAAATAAAGTGATTAAAGCATTTGCATATCTTCTCAAAAATCGTTTGAGTTtaatattgaattcattaaaagaattgaaaCCATTACGTCAAAACGACATCATTGATACAAA AACTATATTTAGGATTGATCCTGATTTTACTATGGAATTTCCCGAATTAGAATTACTGAAACTGTCAAATCGAACTAATATTGACTTTAAATCGCTCACGttaattgatgaaaacatcATTAAAGATTTACaaacaattgataatgaactgaaaaatattgatcaatctacgtataaatttgaatctgatattattaaaatgaacgatgaaatcaaattactTGAAGATGAATTAAAAGAACTTGATGAACGGAAaattattgaagaaaaatttactgaattgatccaaaaacaTAGTaaagatttgaaaaatttaaaaatcaacTTTCATACTTTaccattgatgaaaaatttggaaattcTTCAGAAAAAAcgtaatgaattttcaacaaataatgGTTCGAATGATCGATTTGATGATCTTATAAGATTTATCGAACAATTTGAG AATGATGCAATGgccaatattgatgaaaatatggAACCAATCACCAATATCATTGAACAACTcgataaatcaattaatgaaaaaatgaatatggaATCAGCAAaacatcaatcgattgaaaaagaatcacagcaaaataattcaaataaaactGATGAAATTGgtgaaattaatgaaaatcaagttgttgatgatcagcGGAAAAAGACCCGATCAAAGACAcaggaaacaaaaacaaaacgaccAAGGCAAAAGgaccagaagaaaaaagatgaaaatcaagTTGTTGAAGAACCAAGAATGACGCGATCGAGAGCACGACAAATCATGACAGAACAATCAccaaaacaaccaaaacagATGCCATCGAAACgaggaaaaaagaattga
- the LOC124492781 gene encoding uncharacterized protein LOC124492781 isoform X2 — protein sequence MATYIPSSINRTPARLNRTIMKNATPNPSRSLVKFNRTTIATPSLSRDESQTLLNFSLEDAFDYIESYIVDSGIDFNVYQFSQRPVFVTFVRLVTACFVSIGDKSMNFNQRTKMEDVWKKLNSQFESLSLNIRIHLHDLKLMSHNETSTNKVIKAFAYLLKNRLSLILNSLKELKPLRQNDIIDTKIDPDFTMEFPELELLKLSNRTNIDFKSLTLIDENIIKDLQTIDNELKNIDQSTYKFESDIIKMNDEIKLLEDELKELDERKIIEEKFTELIQKHSKDLKNLKINFHTLPLMKNLEILQKKRNEFSTNNGSNDRFDDLIRFIEQFENDAMANIDENMEPITNIIEQLDKSINEKMNMESAKHQSIEKESQQNNSNKTDEIGEINENQVVDDQRKKTRSKTQETKTKRPRQKDQKKKDENQVVEEPRMTRSRARQIMTEQSPKQPKQMPSKRGKKN from the exons ATGGCAACATatataccatcatcaatcaatcgaacaCCGGCTAGATTAAATCgtacaataatgaaaaatgcaACACCGAATCCATCACGTTCGTTGGTGAAATTTAATCGAACAACAATAGCAACACCTTCATTATCACGTGATGAATCGCAaacattgttgaatttttcgcTTGAAGATGCATTCGATTATATTGAATCTTATATAGTTGATTCCGGAATCGATTTTAATGTTTATCAATTTAGTCAACGTCCAGTATTTGTGACATTTGTACGATTAGTTACagcttgttttgtttctatcggtgataaatcaatgaattttaatcaaCGAACTAAAATGGAAGatgtttggaaaaaattgaattcacaaTTTGAAAGTTTATCGCtaaacattcgaattcatcttcatgatttgaaattaatgtCACATAATGAAACATCTACAAATAAAGTGATTAAAGCATTTGCATATCTTCTCAAAAATCGTTTGAGTTtaatattgaattcattaaaagaattgaaaCCATTACGTCAAAACGACATCATTGATACAAA GATTGATCCTGATTTTACTATGGAATTTCCCGAATTAGAATTACTGAAACTGTCAAATCGAACTAATATTGACTTTAAATCGCTCACGttaattgatgaaaacatcATTAAAGATTTACaaacaattgataatgaactgaaaaatattgatcaatctacgtataaatttgaatctgatattattaaaatgaacgatgaaatcaaattactTGAAGATGAATTAAAAGAACTTGATGAACGGAAaattattgaagaaaaatttactgaattgatccaaaaacaTAGTaaagatttgaaaaatttaaaaatcaacTTTCATACTTTaccattgatgaaaaatttggaaattcTTCAGAAAAAAcgtaatgaattttcaacaaataatgGTTCGAATGATCGATTTGATGATCTTATAAGATTTATCGAACAATTTGAG AATGATGCAATGgccaatattgatgaaaatatggAACCAATCACCAATATCATTGAACAACTcgataaatcaattaatgaaaaaatgaatatggaATCAGCAAaacatcaatcgattgaaaaagaatcacagcaaaataattcaaataaaactGATGAAATTGgtgaaattaatgaaaatcaagttgttgatgatcagcGGAAAAAGACCCGATCAAAGACAcaggaaacaaaaacaaaacgaccAAGGCAAAAGgaccagaagaaaaaagatgaaaatcaagTTGTTGAAGAACCAAGAATGACGCGATCGAGAGCACGACAAATCATGACAGAACAATCAccaaaacaaccaaaacagATGCCATCGAAACgaggaaaaaagaattga